From the Oleiharenicola lentus genome, one window contains:
- a CDS encoding aldo/keto reductase, which translates to MNTRIFGKTGRVVGEVGLGCWQIGGNWGEVSDDTALAVLRTAYEQGTTFFDTADVYGGGRSETLIGKFLKETKARDRLFIATKLGRRGDPGWPANFSREVIRKHTEDSLKNLGIDALDLTQFHCIPPEVLRRGEVFGWLEELKREGKIKAYGASVEAMDEALWCCAQPGCASLQIIFSIFRQKPIHALFDTARANGVALIVRLPLASGLLSGRMTKATTFPADDHRNFNRDGAAFNVGETFAGLPFAKGVELADALKAQVPAGLTLAEMALRWCLDFEAVSVIIPGAKNPEQARANVRASTLAPLGATKHVQLAAFYERHVAAQIRGPY; encoded by the coding sequence ATGAACACACGCATATTCGGCAAGACGGGCAGGGTGGTGGGGGAGGTTGGTCTCGGCTGCTGGCAAATCGGTGGCAACTGGGGTGAGGTGTCCGACGACACCGCCCTGGCCGTCCTCCGCACGGCCTACGAGCAGGGCACGACCTTTTTCGACACCGCCGACGTCTACGGTGGCGGCCGCAGCGAGACGCTCATCGGGAAATTTCTGAAGGAAACCAAGGCGCGCGACCGGCTGTTCATCGCCACCAAGCTCGGTCGCCGTGGCGATCCGGGCTGGCCGGCGAACTTCTCGCGCGAGGTCATCCGGAAACACACGGAGGATTCGCTGAAGAATCTGGGAATCGATGCGCTCGACCTGACCCAGTTCCATTGCATCCCGCCCGAGGTGCTCAGGCGCGGCGAGGTCTTCGGCTGGCTTGAGGAGCTGAAGCGCGAGGGCAAGATCAAGGCTTATGGTGCCAGCGTCGAAGCGATGGACGAGGCGCTGTGGTGCTGCGCCCAGCCGGGCTGTGCCTCGCTCCAGATTATCTTCAGCATCTTCCGGCAGAAACCGATTCATGCGCTCTTCGACACGGCCCGGGCCAATGGCGTCGCGCTCATCGTGCGTCTGCCGCTCGCCAGCGGCCTGCTCAGCGGCCGCATGACGAAGGCCACGACGTTCCCGGCCGACGACCACCGCAACTTCAACCGCGATGGCGCGGCATTCAACGTCGGCGAAACTTTCGCCGGTCTGCCCTTTGCGAAGGGCGTCGAGCTGGCCGACGCGCTCAAGGCACAGGTGCCCGCCGGCCTGACCCTGGCGGAGATGGCACTGCGCTGGTGCCTCGATTTCGAGGCGGTAAGTGTGATCATCCCGGGCGCGAAAAATCCCGAACAGGCCCGCGCCAACGTCCGCGCCAGCACCCTCGCGCCGCTCGGCGCCACCAAGCACGTCCAACTCGCCGCCTTCTACGAGCGTCACGTCGCGGCCCAGATCCGGGGTCCCTACTGA
- a CDS encoding ABC transporter permease has product MPASRPLIPSGLTLLNWFLRGWTTLVFVFLYVPIAVLVVFSFNSSRLNIVWESFTFSWYERLASNTPLIRAAKNSLIIATATTILSVVIGTAGAWLLHRYRFRFSRAIQTLVAIPMVMPEILLGISLLIMFVTIGLNLGFASVIIGHVTFSFPFVLVAVQARLQGLDSSLEEAALDLGATPLKAFWLVIVPSLRPAIIAGGLMAFTLSMDELIVTVFVKSAASATLPVKVFDMARVGLNPMLNALSAIFIVATVAFVLFSEYLKKLSR; this is encoded by the coding sequence ATGCCCGCATCCCGTCCGCTCATTCCCTCCGGTCTGACCCTCCTCAATTGGTTCCTGCGTGGTTGGACGACGCTCGTGTTCGTGTTTCTCTACGTGCCGATCGCCGTGTTGGTGGTGTTTTCGTTCAATTCGTCGCGTCTGAACATCGTCTGGGAGAGCTTCACCTTCTCCTGGTATGAGCGGCTCGCGAGCAACACGCCGCTCATCCGCGCGGCGAAGAACAGCCTGATCATTGCCACGGCCACGACGATCCTGTCGGTCGTCATCGGCACGGCCGGCGCCTGGCTGCTGCACCGCTACCGCTTCCGGTTCTCCCGGGCGATCCAGACGCTCGTGGCCATCCCGATGGTCATGCCCGAGATCCTGCTCGGCATCAGCCTGCTCATCATGTTTGTGACCATCGGGCTGAACCTCGGCTTCGCCTCGGTCATCATCGGGCATGTGACTTTCAGCTTTCCGTTCGTGCTCGTGGCCGTGCAGGCGCGTTTGCAGGGCCTCGATTCCTCGCTGGAGGAGGCGGCCCTCGATCTCGGGGCGACGCCGCTCAAGGCCTTCTGGCTGGTCATCGTGCCCAGCCTGCGTCCGGCGATCATCGCGGGCGGACTCATGGCCTTTACGCTTTCGATGGACGAGCTGATCGTCACCGTCTTTGTGAAGTCCGCCGCCTCGGCCACGCTGCCGGTGAAGGTCTTCGACATGGCCCGCGTCGGTCTCAATCCCATGCTCAACGCGCTCTCGGCCATCTTCATCGTCGCCACGGTCGCCTTTGTGCTCTTTTCGGAATACCTCAAGAAACTCAGCCGCTGA
- a CDS encoding polyamine ABC transporter substrate-binding protein: MKSLKQLLLALAVLTGSLGLNAAELNLFGWSEYVPQDVLDGFTKETGIKVNFETYASNEELLSKLVAGGGNYDLIQPSEYAAELMIRRKMLAPLNKAKIPNLKNVAPEFKGLAHDPKDEFTVPYMSGTVGIVVNTEKVKDPIRGYKDVFQPKFKDRLVVLDDNREIVTWALYTAGLPANEINSASLAKVRPIIAQWVKLVKVFDSGSPKTALINGDVDIGIVWSGEAALLWNEDKKFKYVLPAEGAHRFIDIFCIPADAPHKDAAHAFINYILRPEVSKIISRDFPYTNPNIEARKLLSPEELANPASYPAGPAKLETFRDIGKAAAEIDELMTDIKSAQ, encoded by the coding sequence ATGAAATCGCTCAAGCAGCTCCTTCTCGCGCTCGCCGTCCTCACCGGCTCGCTCGGCCTGAATGCGGCCGAACTCAACCTCTTCGGCTGGTCCGAATATGTCCCGCAGGACGTGCTCGACGGCTTCACCAAGGAGACCGGCATCAAGGTCAACTTCGAGACCTATGCCTCCAACGAGGAGCTGCTCTCCAAGCTCGTGGCCGGCGGCGGCAACTACGACCTCATCCAGCCCTCCGAATACGCCGCGGAGCTGATGATCCGCCGCAAGATGCTTGCGCCCCTCAACAAGGCGAAGATTCCCAACCTCAAGAACGTCGCGCCCGAATTCAAGGGCCTCGCGCACGATCCCAAGGACGAGTTCACCGTGCCCTACATGTCCGGCACCGTCGGCATCGTGGTGAACACCGAAAAGGTCAAGGACCCCATTCGCGGCTACAAGGACGTGTTTCAGCCCAAGTTCAAGGATCGGCTCGTCGTGCTCGACGACAACCGCGAGATCGTGACCTGGGCCCTCTACACCGCCGGCCTGCCCGCCAACGAGATCAACTCGGCCAGCCTCGCCAAGGTCCGTCCCATCATCGCCCAGTGGGTCAAGCTCGTGAAGGTCTTCGACTCCGGCAGCCCGAAGACCGCCCTGATCAACGGTGACGTGGACATCGGCATCGTCTGGAGCGGCGAGGCCGCGCTCCTGTGGAATGAGGACAAGAAGTTCAAATACGTGCTGCCCGCGGAGGGCGCGCACCGTTTCATTGACATCTTCTGCATCCCGGCCGACGCCCCGCACAAGGACGCCGCCCACGCCTTCATCAACTACATCCTCCGCCCTGAGGTCTCAAAGATCATCTCCCGCGACTTCCCCTACACGAATCCCAACATTGAGGCGCGCAAGCTCCTCTCGCCCGAGGAACTCGCCAACCCGGCCAGCTA
- a CDS encoding AsmA-like C-terminal region-containing protein, producing the protein MKPVRVLLVLSGVVLGFSALAVGLALTPAVQRWAVLRALQDRPELKVELATVSAGFSGATVTGFKAVHQGLPVRFERLEADFSPLAYLLGGHLRISRLTVTGLEVDASGVSRTKAEAAAAGAPAAAPGLLARVQLPFDLTLGDIRVEGRALLPADPGQAPVEATYTITGGKFSAGQEGQLQLDARLRHPSAKAGVNSLQAQAALRATLTPQRRFTKVGLTTLVDAEGPALTGTSQLKVGAEVYQSSTGENYEVTVSTLLQGQAENALIVRALLPAGTQRYEGEWALKARTAQLEPFALGSKLPDFDATGDGRFAFDASSFNFGLEGELQGRVSQLEILDPAWRAFGNLKVAADFDVSQQGGVVEVRRFKASLSGQQPVLQIHNTASLRFNLANRELLTNGAGTDALLSLNLQGLPLAWVRTFVRPVDISGGVVTGKLDLLRSTAGATESTLRGELRVNEITVVRDGRAWLDKAALETRIESTLTAGNVNVPRLELALRTPTGDEFAFTGRVSVLAGADAPVAIGGNFSLQTPKLLETWLPGAPVSAKGEIGLSLRGNLAEVQPGRIEVRQGPGRALLDATIAQSFKLDLTTHALQPQEPARPVARLLVGRLPLAAFGLTQPGAVLGGAVQQGDFEIGVSEGRIVARPLAPFRVTEISLTQNRQTMLTALALDAQPVVEYLGPGNLAVRSGETVIRGAQGPLVTLKTEVVQSPGRDTQAMATFNLEVPALVAQPLFAGAQAVNAGRASGEVRAALGSHSQIEARVTLNGLTLADSGQILPVANLGFRGEVHENGAVAIQAPLLLDNAGRRSDLNFALELSPLGRGYSVDGRVTGQQVELEDLLGVLAVFSSVAAPDSGDKPALNGTIPPDTVAAWSRFSGRLALDVKAVTRGQDWAMTGLTGDVAIEPTLLNLQKLEAAFSEKSRLTAKMELRFTGGPMPYRLNGDYALNEFDAGKLFRALEATKAPTVEGLFDVTGRFAGSGENPSRALDRVQGEFRFTSRQGIFRGLQRSAGKLSMSSKAVEFGASVLGSILGSDKAVKTAEKVAGQAYFVDQLAQSIGEFNYDLLSVKLSRDELLNMNLEDISLVSPEIRLNGRGSVSYVTGQPLLEQPLSASLSIATRGKVEQLFDKLRLLDSTKDELGYSRSKETVSIGGSLAKPDASAFFTRMATSKIADFLDMEN; encoded by the coding sequence ATGAAGCCTGTTCGAGTTCTGCTGGTTTTGTCAGGAGTGGTGCTGGGGTTCTCCGCCTTGGCAGTGGGGTTGGCGCTGACCCCTGCGGTCCAGCGTTGGGCCGTGTTGCGCGCCTTGCAGGACCGGCCGGAACTCAAGGTGGAGCTCGCCACGGTTTCGGCCGGATTTTCCGGCGCCACGGTCACCGGCTTCAAGGCGGTGCACCAAGGCTTGCCCGTCCGCTTCGAGCGACTGGAGGCGGACTTTTCACCGTTGGCCTACCTCTTGGGCGGGCACCTGCGCATCAGCCGGCTCACGGTCACGGGTCTGGAGGTGGATGCCAGCGGTGTTTCCCGGACCAAGGCTGAGGCCGCCGCCGCTGGCGCGCCCGCGGCTGCGCCGGGTCTGTTGGCCCGGGTGCAGCTGCCCTTTGATCTCACGCTGGGCGATATCCGGGTTGAGGGACGCGCCTTGCTCCCGGCCGACCCTGGGCAGGCGCCTGTGGAAGCGACCTACACGATCACCGGCGGCAAGTTCTCCGCCGGACAGGAAGGCCAGCTGCAGCTCGATGCGCGGCTGCGTCACCCTTCGGCCAAGGCCGGCGTCAATTCGCTGCAGGCCCAGGCCGCGCTGCGCGCCACGCTCACCCCGCAGCGGCGTTTTACGAAGGTCGGCCTGACGACCCTCGTGGACGCCGAGGGCCCCGCGCTCACGGGCACCAGCCAGCTCAAGGTCGGCGCCGAGGTTTACCAATCCTCCACCGGTGAAAACTACGAGGTGACGGTGAGCACGCTGCTCCAGGGGCAGGCGGAAAACGCGCTGATCGTCCGCGCCCTGTTGCCGGCGGGCACGCAGCGCTACGAAGGGGAGTGGGCGCTCAAGGCCCGCACCGCCCAGCTGGAGCCATTCGCGTTGGGCAGCAAGTTGCCCGATTTCGACGCCACGGGTGACGGTCGTTTTGCGTTCGACGCCTCGAGCTTTAACTTTGGCCTGGAAGGCGAGTTGCAGGGCCGCGTAAGCCAGCTGGAAATTTTGGACCCGGCTTGGCGCGCCTTCGGCAACTTGAAGGTCGCGGCCGATTTCGACGTCAGCCAGCAGGGCGGGGTGGTGGAGGTCAGGCGTTTCAAGGCTTCGCTGTCCGGTCAGCAGCCCGTTCTGCAAATTCACAACACGGCGTCGCTGCGCTTCAATCTGGCCAATCGGGAACTGCTCACCAACGGCGCGGGCACCGATGCGCTCCTCAGCCTCAACCTGCAGGGACTCCCTCTCGCCTGGGTGCGCACCTTTGTCCGTCCGGTGGACATCTCCGGCGGGGTGGTGACGGGCAAGCTGGACCTGCTGCGTTCCACGGCCGGGGCGACCGAGTCCACCTTGCGCGGCGAACTGCGCGTCAATGAAATCACCGTGGTCCGTGACGGCCGCGCTTGGCTGGACAAGGCGGCGCTGGAAACCCGCATCGAATCCACCCTGACGGCCGGGAACGTCAACGTGCCGCGGCTGGAACTGGCCCTGCGCACGCCAACAGGGGACGAATTTGCCTTCACCGGTCGCGTGTCCGTCTTGGCCGGCGCGGATGCTCCTGTCGCCATCGGCGGCAATTTCAGCCTGCAGACGCCCAAGCTGCTTGAAACCTGGCTCCCCGGTGCACCGGTCTCGGCGAAGGGCGAGATCGGCCTGAGCTTGCGCGGCAATCTGGCCGAGGTGCAGCCCGGCCGGATCGAGGTCCGCCAAGGCCCTGGTCGTGCCCTCCTCGACGCGACGATTGCCCAGTCGTTCAAGCTGGATCTGACCACCCATGCGCTGCAACCGCAGGAACCGGCTCGCCCGGTCGCGCGCCTGCTCGTCGGGCGGTTGCCCCTGGCGGCGTTCGGACTGACCCAACCCGGGGCGGTTCTCGGCGGCGCGGTGCAACAAGGCGACTTTGAGATCGGCGTCAGCGAGGGCCGGATCGTTGCTCGTCCGCTCGCACCGTTCCGCGTGACGGAAATTTCCCTGACGCAAAACCGTCAGACCATGCTGACCGCGCTCGCGCTCGACGCGCAGCCGGTGGTGGAATATCTTGGCCCGGGCAATCTGGCGGTGCGCTCGGGTGAGACTGTCATCCGGGGCGCGCAAGGCCCGCTGGTGACGCTGAAAACCGAGGTGGTGCAGTCCCCGGGCCGCGACACCCAGGCGATGGCGACTTTCAACCTCGAGGTTCCGGCCCTGGTGGCGCAACCGTTGTTCGCCGGCGCCCAGGCGGTGAATGCCGGCCGGGCCAGCGGCGAGGTCCGCGCCGCCCTGGGTTCGCACAGCCAGATCGAGGCGCGCGTCACCTTGAACGGTCTCACCCTTGCCGATAGCGGACAAATTCTGCCGGTTGCCAACCTGGGCTTTCGGGGCGAAGTCCATGAAAACGGCGCGGTCGCGATCCAGGCCCCGCTGCTGCTCGACAATGCCGGCCGCCGCTCCGACCTGAATTTCGCCCTGGAACTCTCGCCGCTCGGCCGCGGCTATTCCGTGGACGGACGGGTCACCGGCCAGCAGGTCGAGTTGGAAGACCTGCTCGGGGTGCTGGCGGTGTTTTCCTCCGTGGCGGCGCCCGACTCCGGCGACAAACCGGCGCTGAACGGCACGATCCCCCCGGATACCGTCGCGGCGTGGTCTCGCTTCAGCGGACGCCTCGCACTCGACGTGAAGGCCGTCACCCGCGGCCAGGATTGGGCAATGACCGGTCTGACCGGTGATGTCGCCATCGAGCCCACGTTGCTGAACCTCCAGAAGCTCGAGGCCGCCTTCAGCGAAAAGAGCCGTCTGACGGCGAAGATGGAGCTGCGGTTCACCGGCGGTCCCATGCCCTACCGGTTGAACGGCGACTACGCGCTGAACGAATTCGACGCCGGCAAACTTTTCCGCGCGCTCGAAGCCACGAAGGCCCCCACGGTGGAAGGACTGTTTGATGTGACCGGCCGATTTGCGGGGAGCGGCGAAAACCCTTCCCGGGCCCTCGACCGGGTGCAGGGCGAGTTCCGCTTCACGAGCCGGCAGGGCATTTTCCGCGGCCTGCAGCGCTCCGCCGGCAAACTTTCGATGAGCTCGAAGGCGGTGGAGTTTGGCGCTTCCGTGCTGGGCTCGATCCTCGGTTCCGACAAGGCCGTGAAAACCGCCGAGAAAGTCGCCGGGCAGGCCTACTTCGTCGACCAGCTCGCGCAGAGCATCGGCGAGTTCAACTACGACCTGCTCAGCGTGAAACTCTCGCGCGACGAGCTGCTCAACATGAATCTCGAGGACATCAGCCTGGTCTCGCCGGAGATCCGGCTCAACGGCCGGGGCAGCGTGAGCTACGTGACCGGTCAGCCCCTGTTGGAGCAGCCGCTGAGCGCTTCGCTCAGCATCGCCACCCGCGGCAAGGTCGAGCAGCTCTTCGACAAGCTCCGGCTGCTTGATTCGACCAAGGACGAACTCGGCTACAGCCGGAGCAAGGAGACCGTCAGCATCGGCGGCAGCCTCGCGAAGCCGGATGCGAGTGCCTTTTTCACGCGCATGGCCACGTCGAAGATCGCCGATTTTCTCGACATGGAAAACTGA